A region from the Prevotella melaninogenica genome encodes:
- the secG gene encoding preprotein translocase subunit SecG — translation MYTLFVILIVIAALLMIGVVLIQESKGGGLSSNFSSSNAIMGVRKTTDFVEKTTWGLAIAMVVISVASAYVAPSASTDESVIENAATQDNTTNPNNLPNFGASQQKQAAPAAQAPATQAPAAPATPAK, via the coding sequence ATGTACACGTTATTCGTAATCCTTATCGTGATTGCAGCACTCTTGATGATTGGCGTCGTTCTGATTCAAGAATCAAAGGGCGGTGGTCTTTCATCAAACTTCTCATCATCTAATGCTATCATGGGTGTTCGCAAGACTACTGACTTTGTAGAAAAGACTACTTGGGGCTTAGCTATCGCAATGGTTGTTATCAGCGTAGCAAGTGCTTACGTTGCACCATCAGCAAGCACAGATGAAAGTGTTATTGAGAATGCTGCAACACAAGACAATACAACAAACCCTAACAACTTGCCAAACTTCGGTGCAAGTCAGCAGAAGCAGGCTGCTCCAGCTGCACAAGCTCCAGCAACTCAGGCTCCAGCTGCTCCAGCAACTCCTGCAAAATAA
- a CDS encoding LptE family protein encodes MKIGKKFTSTRPLTWGVTAICLLLLAACSVSYKFNGASIDYSKVHTIQIADFPIRSTYVWGPMGPMFNNQLKDVFANHTRLQQVKRNGDLKIEGEITQYQQRNKSVSSEGYSAQTELSITVNVRFTNNTNHNEDFERQFTATASYETVRSLNSVQEELVTQMVKDLTDQIFNATVANW; translated from the coding sequence ATGAAGATAGGAAAGAAATTCACATCTACCCGACCACTGACATGGGGTGTAACAGCAATCTGCTTGCTTTTGTTAGCAGCTTGCAGTGTATCCTATAAATTCAATGGTGCAAGTATTGATTACAGCAAGGTGCACACCATTCAAATTGCTGATTTCCCTATTCGTTCAACATACGTATGGGGACCAATGGGACCAATGTTTAACAATCAGTTGAAAGATGTCTTCGCTAATCACACCCGTCTACAGCAAGTGAAGCGCAATGGAGACCTGAAGATAGAGGGTGAAATCACACAGTATCAGCAACGCAACAAGAGTGTATCGAGTGAAGGATACTCTGCACAGACAGAACTTTCTATCACTGTTAACGTACGCTTTACGAACAATACAAATCACAATGAGGACTTTGAACGCCAGTTCACAGCTACCGCAAGCTATGAAACAGTACGTAGTCTGAATTCTGTACAAGAGGAACTCGTTACACAGATGGTGAAAGACCTTACTGACCAGATATTCAATGCAACCGTTGCAAACTGGTAA
- a CDS encoding PdxA family dehydrogenase produces MNNNKKIRVAITHGDTNGIGYELIFKTFAEPEMLDLCTPIIYGSPKVATYHRNALDMEANFTIIKDASEAQNGRLNLLPVFDDEIKVELGVASEESGVAGLRAIDKALDDYRQGLFDVLVTAPIDNNEHFHFSGQSRYIEDHLETEEQGLSILINDGLRIALATRNLPLRQVAESITKASIVNNATVLFKSLRRDFRLSCPRIAMLGLNPKAGDNGLLGSEEQEIILPAIDELVDNDIQAFGPYAADTFFGCNHTEHFDGILAMYYEQGLAPFRTLSSCHGITYTAGLPLVRTSAEIPNSLSLAGKGIADELPFRHAIYLAIDIFRNRIEYDAPMSNPLPKLYKERRDESDKVRFAIPRKREDRSPNNGENNKAKEIH; encoded by the coding sequence ATGAACAATAATAAAAAAATCCGCGTAGCAATCACACACGGAGATACTAACGGCATAGGATATGAACTTATCTTTAAGACTTTTGCCGAACCAGAGATGTTGGATCTTTGTACTCCTATCATCTATGGTTCACCTAAAGTAGCCACCTATCATCGGAACGCACTTGATATGGAAGCTAATTTCACCATCATAAAAGATGCATCAGAAGCACAAAATGGACGACTCAACCTATTGCCTGTCTTCGACGATGAGATAAAAGTTGAGTTAGGCGTTGCTTCTGAAGAGTCAGGTGTAGCTGGATTACGTGCTATAGACAAGGCTTTAGACGACTACCGCCAGGGATTATTTGACGTTCTCGTTACAGCTCCTATTGATAACAATGAGCATTTCCACTTCAGTGGTCAGAGTCGATATATAGAAGATCACTTGGAGACAGAGGAACAGGGGCTTTCTATCTTGATTAATGACGGACTACGCATTGCTCTCGCTACACGCAATCTCCCACTCCGCCAAGTAGCAGAATCCATCACAAAGGCAAGTATTGTCAACAATGCGACCGTACTTTTTAAGAGTCTTCGCCGTGACTTCCGCCTATCCTGTCCACGCATTGCTATGCTTGGTTTAAATCCTAAGGCAGGCGACAATGGTCTGTTAGGTTCTGAGGAACAGGAGATTATCCTCCCAGCTATTGATGAATTAGTTGATAATGACATACAAGCATTCGGTCCTTACGCTGCCGACACATTCTTTGGCTGCAACCATACCGAACATTTTGATGGCATTTTAGCAATGTATTACGAACAAGGACTTGCGCCTTTCCGTACACTTTCTTCATGCCATGGCATTACTTATACAGCAGGATTACCACTTGTTCGTACTTCTGCAGAAATACCTAATAGCCTTTCATTAGCAGGTAAGGGCATTGCTGACGAACTTCCTTTCCGTCATGCCATTTATCTTGCGATAGATATCTTCCGCAATCGCATTGAATATGATGCACCAATGAGTAACCCTCTTCCAAAGCTTTACAAGGAAAGAAGAGACGAGAGTGATAAGGTGCGCTTTGCCATTCCACGTAAGCGTGAAGACCGTTCACCAAACAATGGTGAAAACAATAAGGCAAAGGAGATACACTAA
- the rlmN gene encoding 23S rRNA (adenine(2503)-C(2))-methyltransferase RlmN, giving the protein MEGAKKYLLGMTLGELKEVAKSLGMPAFTGGQIAKWLYTQHVKSIDEMTNISKANREKLAAEYAVGCKEPIDAQHSKDGTIKYLFPTDSGKFVETVYIPDEDRATLCVSSQVGCKMNCLFCQTGKQGFEGSLSATDILNQIYSLPERDKLTNIVFMGQGEPMDNLDNVLRTTEIMTADFGYGWSPKRITVSSVGVKGKLKRFLDESDCHVAISMHTPLHDQRKELMPAEKGMSIDSIIELLRNYDFSHQRRLSFEYIVFKDFNDSEEHAKAIVQLLKGLDCRINLIRFHPIPNIPLQGVDDHKMEKFRNYLTQHGVFTTIRASRGQDIFAACGLLSTAKKIEEERGKRKKVGK; this is encoded by the coding sequence ATGGAAGGTGCAAAGAAGTATTTGTTGGGAATGACACTTGGCGAACTGAAAGAGGTGGCCAAATCGCTCGGAATGCCAGCTTTTACAGGTGGACAGATAGCTAAATGGCTCTATACGCAGCATGTGAAAAGTATTGATGAAATGACAAACATCTCAAAAGCTAACAGAGAGAAACTCGCTGCTGAATATGCTGTTGGTTGTAAAGAGCCTATCGACGCACAGCACTCTAAGGATGGAACCATAAAATACCTCTTCCCTACTGATAGTGGCAAGTTTGTTGAAACGGTGTATATACCCGACGAAGACCGTGCCACCCTTTGTGTTTCTTCACAGGTAGGTTGCAAGATGAACTGTCTTTTCTGTCAGACTGGAAAACAGGGGTTTGAAGGTAGTCTTTCAGCTACTGACATTCTCAATCAGATTTATTCACTCCCTGAACGTGACAAACTGACGAATATCGTCTTCATGGGGCAAGGCGAGCCAATGGATAATCTTGACAATGTTTTACGTACAACAGAGATTATGACAGCTGACTTCGGTTACGGATGGTCACCAAAGCGTATCACGGTGAGTAGCGTTGGTGTCAAAGGAAAGCTAAAACGATTTCTCGATGAAAGCGACTGTCACGTTGCCATCAGTATGCACACCCCATTGCACGACCAACGCAAAGAGCTGATGCCAGCAGAGAAAGGTATGTCAATTGATAGTATTATCGAATTACTCCGCAATTACGATTTCTCCCATCAGCGCCGCTTGTCGTTTGAATACATTGTCTTCAAGGACTTTAACGATAGCGAAGAACATGCGAAAGCTATCGTACAACTACTCAAGGGATTAGACTGCAGAATAAACCTTATCCGCTTCCATCCTATTCCTAATATCCCATTGCAAGGTGTTGATGACCACAAGATGGAGAAGTTTAGAAACTATCTGACACAACATGGCGTTTTCACAACCATTCGTGCCAGTCGTGGACAGGATATCTTTGCGGCCTGCGGCTTACTCTCAACAGCAAAGAAGATCGAAGAAGAAAGAGGAAAAAGAAAAAAGGTAGGGAAGTAA
- a CDS encoding FecR family protein, whose amino-acid sequence MSKINNKTIKDYLLGKTTAKEMEQLAECLAASEENRKEFFELELAFHLGKNNQAATSKKIEEAETKLFNQIKDYEEQKEYKGNIHFFRYAAAIVVAVLLAGGGLFAYLYQSAEMITVAALNEVKKVVLPDNSTVWLNKGATISYADNFEGNERKVNLKGEALFKVTKNAEKPFIVSSDGASAKVLGTTFNFKDQAANGKEVISLIEGRLEVTGLNGEGKVILQPNQKATVSKDSKTIRKENSYTPVDAVWHDNMIPFSNMQIKEIAHILEQFYDYKIIVDSKLDNKRTYTGVIERKKDIRNVLDGLAYTISFHYTINNKEITLSK is encoded by the coding sequence ATGAGTAAAATAAATAATAAGACCATTAAAGACTATCTTCTTGGCAAGACAACAGCCAAAGAGATGGAGCAGCTGGCAGAATGCCTGGCAGCCTCGGAGGAAAACCGAAAGGAATTCTTCGAACTGGAGTTGGCTTTCCATTTAGGAAAGAACAACCAAGCTGCTACGTCTAAGAAAATAGAAGAAGCAGAGACAAAACTATTTAACCAAATAAAAGACTACGAAGAACAAAAGGAATATAAGGGCAATATCCACTTCTTCCGCTATGCTGCTGCTATCGTAGTAGCGGTATTATTGGCTGGAGGAGGTCTCTTCGCTTATCTTTACCAGTCAGCAGAGATGATCACAGTTGCTGCTTTGAACGAGGTAAAAAAGGTTGTTTTACCTGACAACTCTACTGTTTGGCTCAACAAGGGAGCAACCATTAGTTACGCTGATAACTTTGAAGGCAATGAGAGAAAGGTTAACTTAAAGGGCGAAGCATTGTTCAAGGTTACAAAAAACGCTGAAAAGCCTTTCATTGTAAGCAGTGATGGGGCATCAGCAAAGGTATTGGGCACTACCTTCAACTTCAAAGATCAAGCTGCTAATGGCAAAGAGGTTATCAGCTTGATAGAAGGAAGATTGGAAGTAACTGGGCTGAACGGAGAAGGAAAGGTGATTCTTCAACCAAATCAAAAAGCTACTGTCAGCAAGGATTCCAAGACCATCAGGAAAGAAAATAGCTATACACCAGTTGATGCTGTATGGCATGATAATATGATTCCATTCAGCAATATGCAAATCAAAGAGATTGCCCATATCCTTGAACAGTTTTACGATTATAAGATTATTGTTGATTCTAAGTTGGATAATAAAAGAACTTATACAGGTGTTATTGAAAGAAAGAAGGATATAAGAAACGTTTTAGATGGACTCGCTTATACTATCTCATTCCACTACACCATCAACAACAAAGAGATAACCCTCTCAAAATAA
- a CDS encoding RNA polymerase sigma-70 factor produces the protein MILPEQRFRQIFRALYPSLSFYATRLVHDDEAEDIVQEAFMELWKRREDIEDESHIKAFLYRIVYTKALNVIKHRTVVNNHADSIKKVTQFKLDYYNPEANDVMGYIEGLETRKQINDAIGDLPAKCREVFILSYQHDKKNKEIAEQLGISIRTVEVHLYKAVKALRTRLKHHT, from the coding sequence ATGATATTACCAGAACAAAGGTTCCGACAGATATTTAGAGCGTTATACCCCTCTCTCTCATTCTATGCCACTCGTCTTGTACATGATGATGAGGCAGAGGACATTGTACAGGAAGCTTTCATGGAATTATGGAAACGCAGAGAAGATATTGAAGACGAAAGCCACATCAAGGCTTTTCTTTATCGCATTGTCTATACCAAAGCACTAAATGTCATTAAGCATCGTACGGTTGTCAATAACCATGCCGATAGCATTAAGAAAGTTACTCAGTTTAAATTAGACTATTATAACCCAGAGGCTAATGACGTGATGGGCTATATTGAAGGGTTAGAAACGAGGAAACAAATCAATGATGCCATCGGAGATCTTCCAGCCAAATGCCGCGAGGTATTCATATTGAGTTATCAGCACGACAAGAAAAACAAGGAGATCGCAGAGCAGTTAGGTATCTCAATTCGTACTGTTGAGGTGCATTTATACAAGGCTGTAAAGGCCTTAAGAACAAGACTCAAGCACCACACATAG
- a CDS encoding RagB/SusD family nutrient uptake outer membrane protein, with protein MMNSRKKILSFLCMLIILSSCTGKFVDINRPGSKLSSEELKRDNYAVGSFLIQMQGVAFPEQENAYQTMIDFVGNYLGRYTTYTKELPKNHTLFNASNAWCAWPASYAPPMVSAFNEVVNLNGKENVSYAWALILRAQAFLRFTDIYGPFPLSMNADNAVVYTSQQDIYMQLIKDLNEATDYISSDTQLDKEMVAFAPYDLVYKGDFNKWRKFANSLKLRIAVRISNVEPAMARSLAEQAVRDGVIEGNEDNCAIRYNKSGLWTTAVSWGDSRICADIESYMTGYKDPRMSKYFTLPITEGKRKYIGCRAGAAIGSNVVAKRLYSTVNVQETTPGLWLTASEMAFCKAEGVLRGWNMGGGSAKNYYEQGVTLSFNQWGADGVATYLLDDTSTEANYADALGGFGGSAARVSTITIKWDDSASMDEKMERLITQKWIALFPNGQEAWNEIRRTGYPRIFSVPQATNGYTLLTPNRIPFDKNQQINNRSNYDKAVELLGGPDDYATPMWWQR; from the coding sequence ATGATGAATAGTAGAAAGAAAATCCTTTCCTTCCTCTGTATGCTGATAATATTGTCTTCTTGTACGGGTAAGTTTGTTGATATTAATCGACCTGGTAGTAAACTGTCATCAGAGGAGTTGAAGCGTGATAACTATGCTGTCGGCTCGTTCTTGATTCAGATGCAGGGAGTAGCTTTTCCAGAGCAGGAGAATGCCTATCAAACGATGATAGACTTCGTTGGTAATTATCTTGGACGTTATACAACCTATACCAAGGAATTACCTAAGAATCATACACTATTCAATGCAAGCAACGCTTGGTGTGCTTGGCCAGCCTCTTACGCACCTCCTATGGTGTCTGCATTTAATGAGGTTGTCAATCTGAATGGTAAAGAGAATGTTTCTTATGCGTGGGCATTGATTCTTCGTGCACAGGCTTTTCTCCGTTTTACGGATATCTACGGTCCTTTCCCACTCAGTATGAATGCAGATAATGCTGTGGTTTACACTTCTCAGCAGGATATATATATGCAATTGATTAAGGACTTGAATGAGGCTACTGACTATATCTCATCTGATACGCAACTTGATAAGGAAATGGTGGCTTTTGCACCTTATGACCTTGTTTATAAGGGCGATTTCAATAAGTGGCGTAAGTTTGCTAATTCACTTAAGTTGCGTATTGCCGTACGTATAAGCAATGTAGAACCTGCGATGGCGCGTTCTTTAGCTGAGCAGGCGGTGAGAGATGGCGTGATAGAGGGAAATGAGGATAACTGTGCTATTCGTTATAATAAGTCGGGTTTGTGGACAACTGCAGTTTCATGGGGCGATAGTCGTATCTGTGCTGACATTGAAAGCTATATGACGGGGTATAAAGACCCACGAATGAGCAAGTACTTCACCCTGCCGATAACGGAAGGAAAACGTAAGTATATTGGCTGTCGGGCTGGTGCTGCAATTGGAAGTAACGTTGTTGCTAAGCGTCTTTATTCTACTGTAAACGTGCAAGAAACGACCCCAGGACTATGGCTTACTGCATCAGAAATGGCTTTTTGTAAGGCTGAAGGAGTCTTGCGGGGTTGGAATATGGGCGGTGGCAGTGCCAAAAATTATTACGAACAAGGTGTGACACTGTCCTTCAATCAATGGGGTGCAGATGGTGTTGCAACCTATTTGTTGGACGATACTTCTACAGAAGCTAACTATGCAGATGCTTTAGGGGGCTTTGGAGGTTCAGCTGCAAGGGTTTCTACGATTACTATAAAATGGGATGATAGTGCCTCTATGGATGAGAAAATGGAGCGGTTGATTACGCAGAAGTGGATTGCTTTGTTCCCGAATGGACAGGAAGCATGGAACGAAATTCGTCGCACGGGTTATCCTCGCATCTTCTCTGTGCCACAGGCAACAAACGGCTATACATTATTAACACCCAATAGAATACCTTTTGATAAGAATCAGCAGATTAATAATCGCAGCAATTATGACAAGGCAGTCGAACTTTTAGGTGGTCCTGATGATTATGCAACACCAATGTGGTGGCAGAGATAG